A stretch of Sulfurimonas xiamenensis DNA encodes these proteins:
- a CDS encoding ferredoxin-type protein NapF: protein MQRRELFSSLASSLKSSRKQEKLLRPPYYTDESLFHNECSKCDAACATVCEEDIIKISDDKTPYLVFSNSGCTYCDKCAEACKFGVLNIENKKLINATITINKNSCLSWNHTMCFSCKDPCLDNAIDFQAMFMPTINDKCTACGFCISRCPTNAIHIKVL from the coding sequence ATGCAAAGAAGAGAGCTCTTTAGCTCTCTTGCTTCCTCTTTAAAAAGCAGCAGAAAGCAAGAGAAATTATTAAGACCGCCATATTATACAGATGAATCTCTTTTTCATAATGAGTGTAGCAAATGTGATGCAGCGTGCGCCACTGTTTGTGAAGAAGATATAATTAAAATTTCAGATGATAAAACACCATATTTAGTATTTTCAAATAGTGGTTGCACATATTGCGACAAGTGTGCTGAAGCATGTAAATTTGGAGTATTAAATATAGAAAACAAAAAGCTCATTAATGCTACAATAACGATAAATAAAAACAGTTGCTTAAGTTGGAATCATACAATGTGTTTTTCTTGCAAAGATCCATGTTTAGATAATGCGATAGATTTTCAGGCTATGTTTATGCCGACAATAAATGATAAATGCACAGCTTGTGGGTTTTGCATAAGCAGGTGTCCGACAAATGCAATACATATAAAGGTATTATAA